In a genomic window of Urocitellus parryii isolate mUroPar1 chromosome 11, mUroPar1.hap1, whole genome shotgun sequence:
- the LOC144249148 gene encoding T-cell surface glycoprotein CD1a-like produces MLFLLLPLLAALFPGGDSEYGFEEPVSFHVIQMSSFHNHSWVHLSSGWLGELQTHRWNSSSGTIIYLYPWSRGNFSNRELVDLERLFRVNFIEIQEFYTNYFMQALYKLSYPFDLQMAADCEWHSGKGFLGFLQLAIQGSDFLSFQNETWSPSPEGGREAQKVCELNNLSQAYTQRLHKLLSDTCPRFTLGLLDAGKAHLQRRVKPEAWLSSGPSPGPGRLLLVCHVSGFYPKPVWVMWMRGEQEQQGTQRGDILPNADGTWHLRATLDVAAGEAAGLACRVKHSSLGGQDLVLHWAPPSALGWILSAVIVALALLTGLGFWFRKHWTHCEAPCSAVPLK; encoded by the exons ATGCTGTTCCTGCTACTCCCCTTGCTCGCTGCTCTCTTCCCAGGAGGGGACAGTGAATATG GGTTTGAGGAACCTGTTTCCTTTCATGTCATCCAGATGTCGTCCTTTCACAACCATTCCTGGGTACATCTGAGCTCAGGCTGGTTGGGGGAGCTGCAGACTCACAGATGGAACAGCAGCTCTGGTACCATCATTTACCTGTATCCCTGGTCCAGGGGCAACTTCAGTAACAGGGAGTTGGTGGATCTGGAAAGGCTTTTCCGGGTAAACTTCATTGAAATTCAGGAATTTTACACTAATTACTTCAT gcaagctctctataaactgagct ATCCCTTTGATCTACAGATGGCAGCAGACTGTGAATGGCACTCTGGGAAGGGCTTCCTAGGCTTCCTGCAGTTAGCTATCCAAGGATCTGATTTCCTGAGCTTCCAGAATGAAACATGGTCACCATCTCCAGAGGGTGGAAGAGAGGCCCAGAAAGTCTGTGAACTGAACAATCTAAGCCAAGCCTACACACAGAGGTTACATAAGCTCCTCAGTGACACCTGCCCACGTTTCACCCTGGGTCTTCTAGATGCAGGGAAGGCTCATCTCCAGCGACGAG TGAAGCCTGAGGCCTGGCTGTCCAgtggccccagccctgggcctggccgtCTGCTGCTGGTGTGCCATGTGTCTGGCTTCTACCCAAAGCCCGTGTGGGTGATGTGGATGCGAGGTGAGCAGGAGCAGCAGGGCACTCAGAGAGGTGACATCCTGCCCAATGCTGATGGGACATGGCATCTCAGAGCAACCCTGGATGTGGCAGCTGGGGAGGCGGCTGGCCTGGCCTGCAGGGTGAAGCACAGCAGCCTAGGAGGGCAGGACCTCGTCCTCCACTGGG CACCTCCTAGTGCCCTGGGCTGGATCCTCTCGGCTGTGATAGTGGCCCTGGCTCTTCTGACAGGTCTTGGATTTTGGTTTAGGAAGCACTG GACACACTGTGAAGCTCCCTGCAGTGCTGTCCCTTTGAAGTGA